A single region of the candidate division KSB1 bacterium genome encodes:
- a CDS encoding DNA polymerase IV encodes MIRNSSTRLVLHLDMDAFYAAVEQLDHPAYRGKPVVVGADPKAGRGRGVVSTASYEARKFGIHSAMPISQAYRRCPQAIFVFPRFERYTAISRQVMNILRDFSPQLAQISIDEAFIDITQTANFHGGAKALAEKLKARIQNETGLTASVGVAPNMFIAKVASDLQKPDGLTICQAGQEKTFLAPLPIKKLWGVGPKTEAHLQKMGFSTIGQLAQCSQKMLADRLGKWGAHLWELANGIDDRPVEDWGPRKSISQEHTYEQDVADPQIVEQTLWRIADGLSADMRRENLKGRVLTLKIRLEGFETFTRQRRLPEFTNDAETMRQLALEIFRKFDRQGKKVRLIGIGMAQLNNVGGEQMELFATTAHAPREKVAGVLDALRAKFGETAATRASLLEGSSG; translated from the coding sequence ATGATTCGCAACTCATCCACTCGCCTTGTTCTCCATCTCGACATGGACGCTTTTTACGCCGCGGTCGAGCAACTCGATCATCCGGCGTATCGCGGCAAGCCGGTGGTGGTCGGCGCCGATCCCAAAGCCGGAAGAGGGCGCGGCGTGGTTTCTACCGCGAGCTACGAGGCGCGAAAATTCGGCATTCATTCCGCCATGCCGATCTCGCAAGCCTATCGCCGCTGCCCGCAGGCAATTTTCGTTTTTCCCCGCTTCGAGCGCTACACGGCCATTTCGCGCCAGGTGATGAACATCCTGCGCGATTTCTCGCCGCAACTGGCGCAAATCAGCATCGACGAGGCGTTCATCGACATCACGCAGACGGCGAATTTTCACGGCGGCGCCAAGGCGCTGGCGGAAAAACTCAAAGCGCGCATTCAAAACGAAACCGGGCTCACGGCTTCGGTCGGCGTCGCGCCGAACATGTTCATCGCCAAAGTGGCGTCGGATCTGCAAAAGCCGGACGGGTTGACGATTTGCCAGGCCGGCCAGGAAAAAACTTTTCTCGCACCGCTGCCGATCAAAAAACTTTGGGGCGTGGGGCCGAAAACCGAGGCGCATTTACAAAAGATGGGGTTCTCAACGATAGGCCAGCTCGCGCAATGCTCGCAGAAAATGCTGGCGGATAGATTGGGAAAGTGGGGAGCGCATTTGTGGGAACTGGCCAACGGCATCGACGACCGGCCGGTGGAGGATTGGGGGCCGCGCAAGTCAATCAGCCAGGAACATACGTATGAGCAGGACGTCGCGGATCCGCAAATCGTCGAGCAAACGCTTTGGCGCATCGCCGACGGCTTGAGCGCAGATATGCGGCGGGAGAATTTGAAAGGCCGGGTGCTCACGCTGAAAATCCGGCTTGAGGGTTTTGAGACGTTCACGCGCCAGCGCCGGCTGCCGGAGTTTACGAATGACGCGGAAACGATGCGCCAACTGGCTTTGGAAATTTTCCGCAAATTCGACCGGCAGGGAAAAAAAGTTCGGCTCATCGGAATTGGCATGGCGCAACTCAACAACGTCGGCGGCGAGCAGATGGAACTGTTTGCGACAACGGCGCACGCGCCGCGGGAAAAAGTCGCCGGCGTTCTTGATGCCCTGCGGGCGAAATTTGGCGAAACGGCTGCCACCCGCGCCAGCCTGTTGGAAGGCAGTTCCGGCTAA
- a CDS encoding ABC transporter ATP-binding protein, with translation MLVEVKDLTRKYVMGETEVHALRGVSLSVERGEFVAIMGPSGSGKSTLMHLLGCLDRPTTGTYRLGGTPVEKLTDQELSRLRNRKVGFVFQTFNLIAQLNVMENVEVPLIYMGLESAKRQRLCAEVLEAVGLGHRGTHRPNELSGGENQRVAIARALVTSPDIILADEPTGNLDTKTGNEIMEILRDLNERGTTIVLVTHEISKAKWARRIIHMQDGRILRELTGGQIQQLVDLFQDLPQA, from the coding sequence ATGCTCGTCGAAGTGAAAGACTTGACGCGAAAATATGTGATGGGTGAGACCGAGGTGCATGCTTTGCGCGGTGTGTCGCTGAGCGTGGAGCGCGGCGAATTTGTGGCGATTATGGGGCCTTCCGGCTCCGGCAAGTCGACGCTGATGCATTTGCTGGGCTGCCTGGACCGCCCCACCACTGGCACCTATAGGCTGGGCGGCACGCCGGTTGAAAAGCTGACGGATCAGGAACTGTCGCGGCTGCGCAACCGCAAAGTCGGGTTTGTTTTTCAAACTTTCAACCTCATCGCCCAGCTCAACGTGATGGAAAACGTCGAAGTGCCGCTGATTTACATGGGGTTGGAAAGTGCCAAGCGCCAACGCCTTTGCGCGGAAGTGCTCGAGGCGGTGGGCTTGGGCCATCGCGGCACGCACCGGCCCAATGAGCTTTCCGGTGGCGAAAATCAGCGCGTAGCCATTGCTCGTGCCCTGGTGACGAGTCCGGATATTATTCTTGCCGACGAGCCGACCGGCAATCTCGACACCAAAACCGGCAACGAGATCATGGAGATTCTGCGGGATTTGAACGAGCGCGGCACCACCATCGTGCTGGTCACGCACGAAATTTCCAAAGCCAAATGGGCGCGGCGCATCATTCACATGCAAGACGGCCGCATCTTGCGCGAGCTGACCGGCGGCCAAATTCAGCAACTGGTGGATTTGTTTCAGGACTTGCCACAGGCGTAG
- a CDS encoding efflux RND transporter periplasmic adaptor subunit, which yields MKKIFEMIAASFSAQNRRKTFMVVAPVVAVLFVSSSLLVSETESTNIPTIRVKRGDVTIKITESGELRAQDQVTISAVTDKQILWLVPEGQWVEEGDTLIKFESEKYIISRGEAESSLLIAKSDLVRAQSDLEGQLAKEEAARKNFEALPELAKKGFIQESEVEQTRLAYMEIKSRTRALQAAVDAARANVERTERAVAQQDRKLRQGVVLAPRAGLVVYAVTGDAENQKKISVGMIPFEGMDLMYLPDVSSMMVDTEISEVDLAKAQIGQAVDIRLDAYPDVLFKGEIIYIADLAKRKISRITGKATGAKVFDVTVKVLDQDRRLKPGLTATLDIIVNQRRDVLYIPLEAVFLDEQDQTIAYVKSGGKIKSQPIQIIESNDRVAVVQEGLKEGEEVLLGRPTSI from the coding sequence ATGAAAAAAATTTTCGAGATGATTGCAGCCAGCTTTTCCGCTCAAAACCGCCGCAAAACTTTTATGGTTGTGGCGCCGGTGGTGGCCGTGCTTTTTGTCAGCAGTTCGCTGTTGGTTTCAGAAACGGAATCGACGAACATTCCCACGATCAGGGTCAAGCGCGGTGATGTCACCATAAAAATTACGGAGAGCGGCGAGTTGCGCGCCCAAGACCAGGTGACAATCAGCGCCGTAACCGACAAGCAGATTTTGTGGTTGGTTCCGGAGGGACAATGGGTGGAAGAAGGCGATACCCTGATCAAATTCGAGTCGGAAAAATATATCATTTCCCGCGGCGAAGCCGAATCCTCACTATTGATTGCGAAATCGGACCTGGTACGGGCGCAAAGCGATCTGGAGGGCCAGCTTGCCAAAGAAGAGGCGGCGCGCAAGAATTTTGAGGCGCTTCCCGAATTGGCGAAAAAAGGCTTCATCCAGGAGAGCGAGGTGGAGCAAACCCGCCTGGCCTACATGGAAATCAAATCCCGAACCCGGGCGCTGCAAGCGGCCGTGGATGCGGCGCGCGCCAATGTGGAGCGCACCGAGCGTGCCGTCGCGCAGCAAGACCGCAAGTTGCGTCAGGGCGTGGTTTTGGCACCGCGCGCCGGTCTGGTGGTTTACGCCGTCACCGGCGATGCGGAAAATCAGAAAAAAATCTCCGTCGGCATGATTCCGTTCGAGGGGATGGATTTGATGTATTTGCCGGATGTCTCCTCCATGATGGTCGACACGGAGATTAGTGAAGTGGATCTCGCCAAGGCGCAAATCGGCCAGGCGGTGGACATCCGCCTGGACGCCTATCCGGATGTGCTGTTCAAGGGCGAAATCATTTATATTGCCGATTTGGCCAAGCGCAAGATCAGCCGCATCACCGGCAAGGCGACCGGCGCCAAAGTTTTTGACGTCACCGTAAAGGTGCTCGATCAGGATCGCCGGCTCAAACCGGGGTTGACGGCCACGCTCGATATTATCGTCAATCAGCGCAGGGATGTCTTGTATATTCCGCTCGAAGCCGTCTTTCTCGATGAACAGGATCAAACCATCGCCTACGTCAAGAGCGGCGGCAAAATTAAAAGCCAGCCAATCCAAATCATCGAAAGTAACGACCGGGTGGCGGTGGTGCAGGAAGGCTTGAAGGAAGGCGAAGAGGTGTTGCTCGGCCGCCCCACCTCGATTTAA
- a CDS encoding malectin domain-containing carbohydrate-binding protein, with the protein MQRIGTIGVLMIFGALPILAQTQASRAVKVVYPVRTGESKSLIELAKEMKPGTLHKQGAGDREIPNRFSNVTKPDESGATFSIDAAWQRAAGQRAAAAPTLVIEGLSSDDNSALLGFRVAPSDVNGDVGPNHIVEMVNLLYRVWNKSGTPLIPPISTDALWSGFGGNCEFNNDGDPIVFYDEINDRWILSQFVFSVSQCIACSKTGDPTGEYWLYEYSTPGNDYPKMSNMPGAYYGTIRNFSATFKMDAHAWNGAKIRVGDPTAEMIVQTMTGVTGIDGVQPVDLDGPPPASSPGIFVGHDDTNDRLYMYEMTPNFTAGTATLTGPTFISVPAYSSSFPLGIQQLGTTQRLDILSPFVRFVSHLRDFGTHQSLIVNHVVDINDFADHAGERWYELRKSGTGPWTLHQSGSYAPDAHHRWMGNAAIDKNGAIGLAYTTSSSTLNPSIRYTGREAADPLGVMTLAEGVIAAGTGSQTGTGRWGDYSRITVDPADGETFWYFGGYVQQTGSFEWNTKIGSFKVASTPTPPTITSTPNTSATVGVAYSYDANNTVEATGSAPITFSLLTGPTGFSVTSAGVVSWTPTSGQVGPHTVQIQATNAFGSDTQTYTVTVSAAPPYAARINCGGTVNFTDGSGNVFVADKAFVAGSFGHDGLGSTGSTTSAISNTTDDALYQTFRRVNGTSNFSYKFDVPSAGNYNVTLYFTEPQKTASGQRLFDVTIEGVIRLDNYDIFAASGGQFFAKTETFTINVVDGQLNVVFTGVVSGAIVSAIAVVGSTPTPDISVAPTSLSFGNVNTGSSSDLTVAVSNVGSANLDVTALSTTNSTFTVVSPTTPFTITPSGTPVNVTVRFSPTAAGLQSGNLQITSNDPDENPLNVALTGTGVTPPPSEPDIRVTPTSLAYGQVIVGQTSDKTVTIFNDGTVILNVTGLATTNAAYSVVSPTTPFTVAANGGSQIVTVRFAPTAVGTATGNLNITSDDPDEGLVTVSLTGEGITVVPYAARINCGGTVNFTDGSGNVFVADKAFVAGSFGHDGLGSTGSTTSAISNTTDDALYQTFRRVNGTSNFSYKFDVPSAGNYVVTLFFTEPQKTASGQRLFDVTIEGVIRLDNYDIFAASGGQFFAKTETFTINVVDGQLNVVFTGVTSGALVSAIAVVSSSAPQVAKHLRSEQIAGSLPDGFQLYQNHPNPFIGQTSIRYAVANGARVVLKIYSLLGEEVATLVEQNQQAGVFSVVWDGKDRHGRRVAPGVYIGRLESGGMVDMRKMILLQ; encoded by the coding sequence ATGCAGCGTATTGGGACGATCGGCGTGCTCATGATTTTTGGCGCCTTGCCGATCTTGGCGCAAACACAAGCCAGCCGCGCGGTCAAAGTCGTTTATCCGGTCAGAACCGGCGAATCGAAATCGCTGATCGAGTTGGCCAAAGAAATGAAACCCGGCACGTTGCACAAACAAGGCGCCGGCGATCGCGAAATTCCGAACCGGTTTTCGAATGTGACCAAGCCCGACGAGAGCGGCGCCACCTTCTCTATCGATGCGGCCTGGCAGCGCGCCGCCGGCCAACGCGCCGCGGCGGCGCCAACCCTGGTGATTGAAGGCCTGAGCAGCGACGATAATTCGGCGCTTTTGGGTTTTAGGGTGGCGCCGTCGGATGTCAATGGCGACGTTGGGCCCAATCACATCGTCGAGATGGTGAATCTGCTGTATCGGGTTTGGAACAAAAGCGGCACGCCGTTAATTCCGCCAATCTCCACCGACGCGCTGTGGAGCGGTTTTGGCGGCAACTGTGAATTCAACAACGACGGCGATCCCATCGTGTTTTATGACGAAATCAACGACCGCTGGATTTTGAGCCAGTTCGTTTTTTCAGTCAGCCAGTGCATCGCCTGCTCGAAAACCGGCGATCCGACCGGAGAATATTGGCTGTACGAATATTCCACGCCGGGCAACGACTATCCGAAAATGAGCAATATGCCGGGGGCCTATTACGGCACGATTAGAAATTTCAGCGCCACGTTCAAGATGGATGCGCACGCCTGGAACGGCGCCAAAATTCGCGTTGGCGATCCGACCGCGGAAATGATCGTGCAGACGATGACCGGCGTTACCGGCATCGATGGCGTTCAGCCTGTCGATCTCGATGGACCGCCGCCAGCCTCCAGCCCGGGCATTTTTGTGGGGCATGACGATACCAACGACCGGCTCTATATGTACGAAATGACGCCCAATTTCACCGCCGGCACCGCCACGCTGACCGGCCCCACGTTTATTTCAGTGCCGGCTTACAGCTCATCTTTTCCACTCGGCATCCAACAATTGGGCACGACGCAACGGCTCGACATTCTGTCGCCGTTTGTGCGGTTTGTTTCGCATCTGCGCGATTTCGGCACGCACCAGTCGCTCATCGTCAACCACGTGGTGGATATCAATGACTTTGCCGACCACGCCGGTGAGCGCTGGTACGAGTTGCGCAAATCCGGAACCGGCCCTTGGACGCTTCATCAAAGCGGTTCGTATGCGCCGGATGCCCACCATCGGTGGATGGGCAATGCGGCGATTGACAAAAACGGCGCCATTGGCCTGGCTTATACCACTTCCAGCAGCACGCTGAATCCGTCAATTCGCTACACCGGCCGTGAGGCCGCCGATCCGCTCGGGGTGATGACGTTAGCGGAAGGTGTTATTGCGGCGGGCACCGGCTCTCAAACCGGCACCGGCCGTTGGGGAGATTATTCGCGCATCACCGTCGATCCGGCTGACGGTGAAACCTTCTGGTATTTTGGCGGATACGTTCAGCAGACCGGCTCATTTGAGTGGAATACGAAAATCGGATCGTTCAAAGTCGCTTCCACGCCGACGCCGCCGACGATTACCTCCACCCCGAATACTTCCGCGACCGTTGGCGTGGCCTACTCCTATGATGCCAACAACACCGTCGAAGCCACCGGCTCGGCGCCGATCACTTTTTCTCTGTTGACCGGCCCCACCGGTTTTTCAGTAACCAGCGCTGGCGTGGTGAGCTGGACGCCGACCTCCGGCCAAGTTGGCCCGCACACGGTGCAAATCCAGGCGACAAATGCTTTTGGAAGCGACACGCAAACTTACACGGTGACCGTGAGCGCGGCGCCGCCCTATGCGGCACGCATCAATTGCGGCGGCACGGTGAATTTCACCGACGGCAGCGGCAACGTGTTTGTGGCGGACAAGGCTTTTGTCGCCGGCAGCTTTGGACACGACGGCCTGGGCAGCACCGGCTCGACGACTAGCGCCATCTCCAATACGACTGACGATGCCCTTTACCAAACCTTCCGTCGCGTAAACGGCACGAGCAATTTCAGCTATAAGTTTGACGTGCCTTCCGCAGGCAATTACAATGTCACCCTGTATTTCACCGAGCCGCAAAAAACCGCCAGTGGCCAGCGCCTCTTTGATGTGACCATCGAAGGCGTCATCCGGCTGGATAATTATGATATTTTTGCGGCCTCCGGCGGCCAGTTCTTCGCCAAAACCGAAACCTTCACGATCAATGTCGTTGACGGCCAGTTGAACGTCGTTTTCACCGGCGTGGTGAGCGGTGCTATTGTATCGGCTATCGCTGTGGTCGGCTCAACCCCGACTCCGGATATCAGCGTAGCGCCCACCAGCCTGAGTTTCGGCAACGTGAATACCGGCTCGTCCAGTGATCTGACCGTTGCCGTCTCCAACGTCGGCTCGGCCAATTTGGATGTAACGGCCTTGTCGACGACTAATTCCACGTTTACGGTGGTTTCTCCAACCACGCCGTTCACGATTACGCCCAGCGGCACGCCGGTTAACGTGACGGTGCGCTTCAGCCCGACTGCGGCCGGTTTGCAAAGCGGCAATTTGCAAATTACCAGCAACGATCCGGATGAAAACCCGCTCAACGTCGCTTTAACCGGCACCGGGGTAACACCGCCGCCCAGCGAGCCGGACATTCGTGTGACGCCAACAAGCCTCGCTTATGGCCAGGTCATTGTCGGGCAAACTTCCGACAAGACGGTGACGATATTCAACGATGGGACGGTGATTCTCAACGTCACCGGCCTGGCGACCACCAATGCAGCTTACTCTGTGGTGAGTCCGACGACGCCATTTACCGTTGCTGCCAATGGCGGCTCGCAAATCGTGACGGTTCGCTTCGCTCCCACCGCGGTTGGAACCGCCACGGGAAATTTAAACATCACGAGTGATGATCCCGACGAAGGGTTGGTAACTGTCTCGCTAACCGGCGAGGGAATCACCGTAGTCCCGTATGCCGCCCGTATCAACTGCGGTGGCACGGTGAATTTCACCGACGGCAGCGGCAACGTGTTTGTGGCGGACAAGGCTTTTGTCGCCGGCAGCTTTGGACACGACGGCCTGGGCAGCACCGGCTCGACGACTAGCGCCATCTCCAATACGACTGACGATGCCCTTTACCAAACCTTCCGTCGCGTAAACGGCACGAGCAATTTCAGCTACAAATTTGACGTTCCCTCGGCGGGCAATTATGTCGTTACCCTGTTCTTTACTGAGCCGCAAAAAACCGCCAGCGGCCAGCGCCTGTTTGATGTGACCATTGAAGGCGTTATCCGGCTGGATAATTATGATATTTTTGCGGCCTCCGGCGGCCAGTTCTTCGCCAAAACCGAAACCTTCACGATCAACGTCGTTGACGGCCAGTTGAACGTCGTTTTCACCGGCGTGACCAGCGGGGCCTTGGTCTCGGCTATCGCCGTCGTTTCCTCATCCGCGCCGCAGGTAGCCAAGCACCTCCGTTCCGAGCAAATTGCCGGCAGTTTGCCGGATGGTTTCCAGCTTTATCAGAACCATCCGAATCCGTTTATTGGCCAAACCAGCATCCGCTATGCCGTTGCCAACGGTGCGCGAGTAGTGCTCAAAATTTATAGCTTGCTGGGAGAAGAAGTTGCCACCCTGGTGGAGCAAAATCAGCAGGCGGGTGTTTTCAGTGTTGTGTGGGACGGCAAAGATCGCCATGGCCGGCGCGTCGCCCCCGGTGTTTATATCGGCCGTTTGGAGAGCGGCGGCATGGTGGATATGCGCAAGATGATTTTGCTGCAGTAA
- a CDS encoding M10 family metallopeptidase domain-containing protein, producing the protein MKKIFCSALVLILFAWGCQKENPTTPKLEPTDQKNQLLQKVNAINESLASKRFSLGKTGGSSQTVGIFLNEIYPISMDSPFFDVIVLSVSRWVANDARRNASGDRLTYMVDPRFGATASGLSANQTTNAINASISVHNDFLSSQTALNLRSRGFRGADPTIFDELFGLDPDGNQGNGFPFFADFTQAGFYSGSYFDALFGPGGKENVLAFTAAFIFINPSTGAPTDIDGNGRLDRALAEVYYNNFFGTPGGSRAGFPWGINVNLPGIDVQTVAQHENGHSLDLGHIVNPACPGGLMEPFYNGLLQQNDPCTKANLFVEYRTWPNP; encoded by the coding sequence ATGAAGAAAATTTTTTGTTCAGCGCTCGTCCTCATCCTGTTCGCCTGGGGATGCCAAAAGGAAAATCCCACCACGCCAAAGCTGGAACCAACAGACCAAAAGAATCAGCTTTTGCAAAAGGTCAACGCCATCAATGAATCGCTGGCGTCGAAACGCTTTAGCCTGGGCAAAACTGGTGGTTCATCACAGACGGTTGGTATTTTCTTAAACGAAATTTATCCCATTAGCATGGATTCGCCATTTTTTGACGTTATTGTGCTGAGCGTCTCACGCTGGGTGGCCAACGACGCGCGCCGCAACGCCAGCGGCGACCGCCTCACTTACATGGTGGACCCGCGCTTCGGGGCAACTGCCAGCGGCTTGTCCGCAAACCAAACCACCAATGCGATCAATGCCAGCATCAGCGTGCACAATGATTTTCTCAGCTCGCAAACGGCGTTGAATCTCAGGTCAAGAGGGTTTCGCGGCGCCGATCCCACCATTTTCGATGAATTGTTTGGATTGGATCCCGATGGCAATCAAGGTAATGGCTTCCCCTTCTTTGCCGATTTCACCCAGGCCGGATTCTACTCCGGATCGTACTTTGACGCGCTCTTCGGCCCTGGCGGCAAAGAGAATGTTCTGGCTTTTACCGCCGCGTTTATCTTTATTAATCCTTCTACCGGGGCACCCACGGATATCGATGGCAACGGCCGTCTCGACCGGGCGCTTGCCGAAGTTTACTATAACAACTTCTTCGGCACCCCGGGCGGCAGCCGGGCGGGTTTTCCGTGGGGCATTAATGTCAATCTCCCCGGCATCGACGTGCAGACCGTGGCTCAACACGAAAACGGCCACTCGCTCGATCTCGGCCACATTGTCAACCCGGCGTGCCCGGGAGGGCTGATGGAGCCATTCTATAATGGCCTGCTCCAGCAAAACGACCCCTGCACCAAAGCCAATCTGTTCGTGGAATATCGGACGTGGCCAAATCCGTAA
- a CDS encoding ABC transporter permease has protein sequence MQYSESLRIGIKSILVHKLRSFLTTLGVIFGVAAVISMLSIGEGAKRAAIEQIKLLGTNNIRVNHLKLTGTQAEEAEKKFSDGLSYNDGRLIRANLPNVKGVAPLKFVEIEVLFGNKESTGRVIGTDEAYQWVTNFYPRDGRFITNMDVLESKRVCVIGAEVRQELFGYRNPIGRRLKIGDFWFTVVGVMEPKTVKEGKTSVIKLRNINKDIYIPITTALKRFTEEDRPNFIEEIAVQVQNEDEVVPTAEIVKRLLYRTHNGVNDYEIVIPAELIAQSQRTQRVFNIVMGSIAAISLLVGGIGIMNIMLASVTERTKEIGTRRALGATEQDIMGQFLNETVLISVTGGIIGIILGTVMAKAINLFAGWDTVIALYSVVVAFGISALVGIVFGLYPARKAAKMDPIAALRFE, from the coding sequence ATGCAATACTCTGAAAGTTTGCGCATCGGGATCAAAAGTATTTTGGTCCATAAATTGCGCTCGTTCCTCACCACGCTGGGCGTGATCTTCGGCGTCGCCGCGGTGATTTCGATGCTGTCGATCGGGGAAGGCGCCAAACGCGCCGCGATCGAGCAAATCAAGCTTTTGGGCACCAATAATATTCGCGTCAATCACCTCAAGCTGACCGGAACGCAGGCCGAAGAGGCGGAGAAGAAATTTTCCGACGGCTTGAGCTATAACGATGGCCGCTTGATCCGCGCCAATCTGCCGAACGTCAAAGGCGTGGCGCCGCTCAAATTCGTCGAAATCGAGGTGTTGTTTGGCAACAAGGAATCCACCGGCCGCGTCATTGGCACCGATGAAGCTTACCAGTGGGTTACCAATTTTTATCCGCGTGATGGGCGTTTCATTACGAACATGGATGTGCTGGAGTCGAAACGGGTTTGTGTCATTGGCGCAGAAGTCCGCCAGGAGCTTTTTGGCTATCGCAATCCCATCGGCCGACGGCTGAAAATCGGCGACTTCTGGTTCACCGTGGTCGGCGTCATGGAGCCGAAAACCGTCAAGGAAGGCAAAACCTCGGTGATCAAGCTGCGCAACATCAACAAAGATATTTACATTCCGATCACCACGGCGCTCAAACGCTTTACGGAGGAGGACCGCCCGAATTTTATCGAAGAGATTGCCGTTCAGGTGCAAAACGAAGACGAAGTCGTTCCGACTGCCGAAATTGTCAAGCGCCTGCTTTACCGCACCCACAACGGCGTCAATGATTACGAGATCGTCATTCCGGCCGAGCTGATCGCGCAAAGCCAGAGAACCCAGCGCGTCTTCAATATCGTCATGGGCTCGATCGCCGCCATTTCCTTATTGGTCGGCGGCATCGGCATCATGAACATCATGCTCGCCAGCGTCACCGAACGCACGAAAGAGATCGGCACGCGGCGCGCGCTCGGCGCCACTGAGCAGGATATCATGGGCCAGTTTCTCAATGAGACGGTTTTGATCAGCGTCACCGGCGGCATCATCGGCATCATTTTGGGCACGGTGATGGCCAAAGCCATCAACCTGTTTGCAGGATGGGATACGGTGATTGCGCTCTACAGTGTGGTGGTCGCCTTTGGCATCTCGGCGCTGGTGGGAATCGTGTTCGGGCTTTACCCGGCGCGCAAAGCCGCCAAGATGGACCCGATTGCGGCGCTGCGGTTCGAGTGA
- a CDS encoding TolC family protein — protein sequence MTGLAFLLLVASQVFARQADSTVAANGRLDYRPYSEAEIATVLQRPLTMEDCIRIALRKNIQLRMAEGNLARAEASHTGSYGKFLPVFSLEGGRVNTLLKEPQQFKRPNDLPDSLGGLVEARFDNQATIFGSAQLFLPTGATFQAVTDFLHDVRSPFGNPISKNDNRSYEFSLTQPLLRGFGPTVARSSLISTGYDRQIEEKLLLNSRLQTVFAIKRAYYDALLARELVKVNEAAVRSDSILIEASAALIEAKKASRRDVLSAQIRFADDRAALIASQTDYELALDNLKNVMGIAIDQPLTLEEKGLEYEPITLDEKQMVQLALQNNPSLQGTELGIKRSRIQLRVAKNELLPQLDLVAAYSSNLEKDVVLNQSMSHSSGWQANLKLSYSFLSRDAAAKAENAEIALRQQEDRLLDQQRQIMVNVRDIVRSVYTSTEEINAIKRSIEVAEDKYAFATTMFSLGRASNFDITDAQEFLLKARNQYLRKLVEYHTRLALLESLTGQAVTPAR from the coding sequence ATGACAGGCCTGGCATTTTTGCTGTTGGTCGCAAGCCAGGTTTTTGCACGCCAAGCGGACAGCACCGTGGCGGCCAATGGCCGGCTTGACTACAGGCCATACAGCGAGGCGGAAATTGCCACGGTGTTGCAACGGCCGCTGACGATGGAGGATTGCATCCGCATCGCGCTGCGGAAAAACATTCAACTGCGGATGGCCGAGGGCAATCTGGCCCGAGCGGAAGCCTCTCATACCGGCAGCTACGGCAAATTTTTGCCGGTTTTCAGTTTGGAAGGCGGCCGGGTCAACACCCTCTTGAAGGAGCCTCAACAGTTTAAGAGACCCAATGATTTGCCGGATTCGCTCGGCGGGCTGGTGGAGGCGCGCTTTGACAACCAGGCGACGATTTTCGGCTCGGCGCAATTGTTCCTGCCCACAGGCGCAACCTTTCAGGCTGTGACCGATTTTCTGCACGACGTGCGTTCGCCGTTTGGCAATCCCATCTCCAAAAATGACAATCGCAGCTACGAATTTAGCCTGACGCAACCGCTGTTGCGCGGCTTCGGCCCGACCGTCGCCCGCAGTTCACTGATTTCCACCGGCTACGACCGGCAGATTGAAGAAAAGCTTTTATTGAACTCACGCCTGCAAACGGTGTTTGCCATCAAGCGTGCCTATTACGATGCGTTGCTGGCTCGCGAGTTGGTGAAGGTGAATGAAGCTGCGGTGCGCAGCGATTCGATCCTGATCGAGGCTTCGGCGGCATTGATTGAGGCCAAGAAGGCCTCCCGCCGTGATGTTTTGAGCGCGCAAATTCGTTTTGCCGATGATCGCGCCGCACTCATTGCCAGCCAAACCGACTATGAGCTTGCGCTTGACAATCTCAAGAACGTCATGGGCATCGCCATTGATCAGCCCCTGACCCTGGAAGAGAAAGGACTCGAGTACGAGCCCATTACCCTGGATGAAAAGCAGATGGTGCAACTGGCCCTCCAAAACAACCCGTCGTTGCAAGGCACCGAGCTTGGCATCAAGCGCAGCCGTATTCAGTTGCGGGTCGCTAAAAACGAGCTGCTGCCGCAGCTTGATCTGGTTGCCGCCTACTCTTCCAATTTGGAAAAAGATGTGGTGTTGAACCAAAGCATGAGCCACAGCAGCGGCTGGCAGGCCAACTTGAAATTGAGCTATTCGTTTTTAAGCCGCGACGCCGCCGCCAAGGCCGAGAACGCCGAAATCGCGCTCCGGCAGCAGGAAGACCGCTTGCTGGATCAGCAACGCCAGATCATGGTCAACGTTCGTGACATTGTGCGCAGCGTCTACACCTCCACCGAGGAAATCAACGCCATCAAGCGCAGCATCGAGGTGGCGGAGGATAAATATGCTTTCGCCACGACCATGTTCAGCCTGGGGCGGGCCTCGAACTTTGACATTACCGACGCCCAGGAATTTTTGTTGAAGGCGAGAAATCAATATTTGCGCAAATTGGTCGAATATCATACCCGTCTGGCATTGTTGGAGAGCCTGACCGGCCAGGCCGTTACGCCTGCCAGATAA